One part of the Drosophila santomea strain STO CAGO 1482 unplaced genomic scaffold, Prin_Dsan_1.1 Segkk79_quiver_pilon_misjoin1_scaf, whole genome shotgun sequence genome encodes these proteins:
- the LOC120457757 gene encoding transcription factor E2F2 — MYKRKTASIVKRDSSFAAGTSSSVMMMKVDSAETSVRSQSYESTPVSMDTSPDPPTPMKSPSHLQSQSQPGQQRSVGSLVLLTQKFVDLMKANDGSIDLKAATKILDVQKRRIYDITNVLEGIGLIDKGRHCSLVRWRGGGFNNAKDQEDYDLARSRTNHLKMVEDDLDRQLEYAQRNLRYVMQDPSNRSYAYVTRDDLLDIFGDDSVFTIPNYDEEVDIKRNHYELAVSLDNGSTIDIRLVTNQGKSTTNPHDADGFFDYRRLDTPSPSTSSHSSEDSNTPVCTGNVITDEHGYSCNPEMKDEMKLLENELTAKIIFQNYLSGHSLRRFYPDDPSLENPPLVQLNPPQEDFNFALKSDEGICELFDVQCS; from the exons ATGTACAAGCGCAAAACCGCGAGTATTGTTAAAAGAGACAGCAGCTTCGCAGCGGGCACCTCCTCCTCGGTTATGATGATGAAGGTGGATTCCGCTGAAACTTCGGTCCGGTCGCAGAGCTACGAGTCCACACCAGTTAGCATGGACACTTCACCAGATCCACCCACGCCAATGAAGTCCCCATCGCATTTACAATCGCAATCGCAGCCTGGACAACAGCGCTCTGTGGGCTCACTGGTCCTGCTCACACAGAAGTTTGTGGATCTCATGAAAGCCAACGATGGCTCCATCGACCTGAAAGCG GCAACCAAAATCTTGGACGTGCAGAAGCGCCGAATATATGATATTACCAATGTCTTGGAGGGCATTGGACTAATAGATAAGGGCAGACACTGCTCCCTAGTGCGCTGGCG TGGCGGGGGCTTCAACAATGCCAAGGACCAGGAGGACTACGACCTGGCACGTAGCCGGACTAATCACCTAAAAATGGTGGAGGATGACCTAGACAGGCAACTGGAGTATGCACAGCGCAACCTGCGATATGTTATGCAAGATCCCTCGAATAGGTCGTATGCATATGTGACACGTGATGATCTGCTGGACATCTTTGGAGATGATTCCGTATTCACAATACCAAATTATGACGAGGAAGTGGATATCAAGCGAAATCAT TACGAGCTGGCCGTGTCGCTGGATAATGGCAGCACAATCGACATTCGCCTGGTGACGAACCAAGGAAAGAGCACCACAAACCCGCACGATGCGGACGGGTTCTTTGACTATCGCCGTCTGGACACGCCTTCACCTTCAACGTCGTCGCACTCGAGCGAGGATAGTAACACTCCAGTATGCACGGGAAACGTGATTACCGACGAGCACGGCTACTCGTGCAATCCCGAGATGAAGGATGAAATGAAACTCTTGGAGAACGAGCTAACGGCGAAGATAATCTTTCAAAATTATCTGTCCGGGCACTCACTGCGCCGATTTTATCCCGATGATCCGAGCCTAg AAAACCCACCGCTGGTTCAGCTTAATCCGCCGCAGGAAGACTTCAACTTCGCGTTAAAAAGCGATGAAGGTATCTGTGAGCTGTTTGACGTTCAGTGCTCCTAA
- the LOC120457778 gene encoding protein deadlock isoform X1: MVIVRNLSNMRMRQKLACWQQILTTLGTSSMSEQEWNTIFKGFLDSWLNPYCIQTSCDPSIPLRREFLVRPRKALQGNQTGSVATIPESAVFLEPTSSTKFPPCEASSSIKSRDTVVNSTGCDSGNRERSSSVSNKNSTYKNPGESEYAKIWKQGKRHSTVSSYKAGISKRRDSKRRPRTCEPVGKSRESSVCARNEYVFKCREASPHAPDLSTIKTKDPCASPDVLVLNPKNIASKSTQRRNSFGPTQDYKASSDKIIKRRNTCVPTGTPQYLKLKTGKGHSSGDKHKPSMRGNESKESSDDCDDQLPLSKWLLKINRDKPKALDLPHKIELTHKFCSPAPEQVKRKRGRPTNNKKAQPPKEPSLKTNFTGQGKHSAELLTIKPKSETTQAKQLRNFGQKQPKQQKQRLKAPHQKKTTSLQLQKLLKTKGKQCMHEKISQQAKNFHKASGQQKPSTSQVHRNTPPNKMRNNGVKSVSSLMVFTLPNNFLLLPQISAKTLMPAHMPQTAINLKCSEIDGPVEKDLGQKIDCTYGSPNYRYDVLYEHNYNMFGDEDNFRRAQDYAPNKMDVDQPLVDAIKLSSPVGGEGASVELKHDDVYDIPMEIFREVEEIDRCLENLNNKTPSEIDTQIVHTSDFFENLTRPSTAEVDKSDLMDLLMGGNEELDYEDDDDDVLSMAASWDGLDDEILTELEPIEKAAEQILKPEPSTETLKSIKKEDAHQIQKKKSFRIPKLNAEDLKTQPSVMRSLYEMEELEKNCKVAVPSSLADPPFAESNRKQRDEATAARRSREILPVFAPPYRVEPESCTNSPQFIPQVPIPTSGSNLEGVNWIEEVFGIRCMQSVDNRCISFNCDHTMSSLGEVQRRLFRMDEDTLVNLYRQTIRSIFLFQTYYTSFVDIFEFRRLWKHLLIMLADCRLYKSISAPLLVHAYEALYKCGMQKEAVKCIMEYVWLPCKAHKYRDFMLMTLNILCNANWDDYCDKLMKLDQDYNFEIPQKNLITILKSSVDRSDKFSNALKLITLHPNSICTNETIMSILSSTSKSYRQNESTSASQGPPGADSGPSSIITTSVAVQPCPPLRRHSTVANFRHSPIAAYNSNENYSFHFSNEYSNNKQ; the protein is encoded by the exons ATGGTGATCGTGAGAAACTTGTCAAATATGAggatgcgtcaaaaactaGCCTGCTGGCAGCAAATTCTGACCACGTTGGGAACGAGTTCCATGTCAGAGCAGGAATGGAATACAATTTTCAAAGGGTTCCTTGATAGCTGGCTAAATCCCTACTGTATCCAAACCAGCTGC GATCCTAGCATACCTCTAAGACGAGAGTTCTTGGTCAGACCGAGAAAAGCGCTGCAGGGAAACCAGACGGGATCGGTGGCCACAATTCCAGAGTCCGCTGTTTTCCTGGAACCCACCAGTTCCACAAAATTTCCTCCGTGTGAAGCTTCAAGTTCCATAAAGTCCCGTGATACCGTAGTAAATTCAACAGGTTGTGATTCTGGTAATAGAGAAAGATCTTCAAGTGTTTCGAATAAAAATTCTACGTATAAAAATCCTGGTGAATCCGAATATGCTAAAATCTGGAAACAGGGCAAAAGGCATTCGACTGTCAGTTCCTACAAAGCTGGAATTTCCAAGCGCAGAGATTCTAAGCGGCGCCCACGTACATGTGAACCTGTCGGCAAAAGCCGAGAATCAAGTGTTTGTGCTCGCAATGAATATGTTTTCAAGTGTAGAGAGGCATCGCCTCATGCTCCAGACTTAAGTACCATCAAGACGAAAGATCCATGTGCTTCTCCAGATGTTCTTGTCTTAAATCCCAAGAACATTGCGTCCAAGTCAACACAACGTCGAAATTCATTTGGTCCCACACAAGATTACAAAGCTTCTTCAGACAAAATAATCAAGCGTCGAAACACGTGTGTTCCCACAGGTACTCCCcaatatttaaaactaaaaaccgGCAAGGGACATAGTTCAGGCGACAAACATAAGCCATCTATGCGCGGCAACGAGTCAAAGGAATCAAGCGACGACTGCGATGACCAACTGCCGCTTTCAAAGTGGTTGCTAAAGATAAATCGCGATAAACCAAAAGCCCTTGATCTGCCCCACAAGATAGAGTTGACTCATAAATTTTGCAGTCCTGCACCAGAGCAAGTAAAGCGAAAAAGAGGACGGCccacaaataataaaaaagcacAGCCTCCAAAGGAGCCATCATTAAAAACTAACTTCACCGGGCAGGGTAAGCATTCAGCAGAGCTCCTAACTATAAAACCAAAAAGCGAGACGACTCAAGCAAAGCAACTGCGAAATTTTGGTCAAAAACAGCCCAAACAGCAGAAACAGAGGCTTAAAGCGCCACATCAGAAAAAAACAACGTCGCTTCAGTTGCAAAAACTTTTAAAGACAAAGGGAAAGCAATGCATGCACGAAAAGATCAGTCAGCAGGCCAAAAACTTCCATAAAGCATCTGGACAGCAGAAGCCATCGACATCTCAAGTCCATAGGAACACACCGCCAAACAAAATGAGGAACAATGGTGTAAAATCAGTAAGCAGTTTAATGGTATTTACGTTACCTAACAACTTCCTTTTGTTACCGCAGATAAGCGCCAAAACGTTGATGCCAGCCCACATGCCACAGACTGCGATCAACTTGAAATGCTCAGAAATTGATGGACCCGTTGAGAAGGATTTGGGCCAAAAGATCGATTGTACATACGGGAGTCCTAACTATCGCTACGATGTGCTTTATGAGCACAACTACAATATGTTTGGCGATGAGGATAACTTCCGGAGAGCACAAGACTACGCACCAAACAAAATGGATGTGGATCAGCCACTGGTTGACGCTATTAAATTATCTAGTCCCGTGGGCGGTGAAGGGGCCAGCGTCGAGTTAAAACATGATGACGTCTATGACATAccaatggagatatttcgtGAGGTGGAGGAGATTGATCGGTGTCTGGAgaacttaaataataaaacaccCAGCGAGATCGATACCCAGATAGTCCATACCAGCGATTTCTTCGAGAATCTGACGAGACCATCGACAGCAGAGGTAGACAAATCCGATTTAATGGACTTACTTATGGGAGGAAATGAAGAGCTGGATTACgaggacgacgatgacgatgtgCTCTCGATGGCTGCCTCCTGGGATGGACTCGACGATGAGATTTTGACTGAGCTCGAACCGATCGAGAAAGCGGCGGAGCAGATACTCAAACCCGAGCCTTCCACAGAAACACTTAAGTCAATCAAAAAAGAAGATGCTCaccaaattcaaaaaaaaaaatcgtttcgAATTCCAAAACTAAATGCTGAAGATCTGAAGACACAGCCCTCCGTGATGCGATCCCTCTACGAAATGGAGGAGTTAGAAAAGAATTGCAAGGTGGCTGTGCCGTCTTCACTAGCGGATCCCCCGTTTGCTGAATCCAATCGCAAGCAGCGCGACGAAGCAACCGCTGCTCGACGGTCCAGAGAAATATTGCCAGTATTTGCTCCACCATATCGAGTAGAACCAGAATCGTGCACCAACAGCCCACAGTTTATACCACAAGTACCCATTCCCACGTCAGGCTCCAACCTAGAAGGTGTTAATTGGATTGAAGAAGTTTTTGGGATTAGGTGCATGCAAAGCGTGGACAACAGATGCATCTCTTTCAATTGCGATCATACAATGAGCAGTTTGGGCGAAGTTCAGAGACGTTTGTTCAGGATGGACGAGGACACCCTGGTAAACCTCTACCGACAGACGATACGAAGCATTTTCCTGTTTCAGACCTACTACACCTCGTTTGTAGacatttttgaatttcgcCGCCTGTGGAAGCATCTGCTAATCATGCTGGCCGACTGCCGGTTGTACAAAAGCATTTCAGCTCCCCTACTGGTACACGCTTATGAAGCCCTCTATAAGTGCGGCATGCAGAAAGAGGCTGTGAAATGCATTATGGAGTATGTGTGGTTGCCATGCAAAGCGCATAAATATCGCGATTTTATGCTCATGACGCTAAATATTCTGTGCAACGCCAACTGGGACGATTATTGCGATAAGCTCATGAAGCTGGACCAGGATTATAACTTTGAGATACCCCAAAAAAACTTGATCACCATACTTAAATCTTCCGTAGACCGCTCTGATAAATTTTCAAACGCCCTTAAGTTGATCACCCTACATCCAAATTCTATTTGTACCAACGAAACTATTATGTCGATTCTAAGCAGCACATCGAAAAGCTACAGACAGAATGAAAGTACGAGCGCAAGTCAAGGGCCGCCAGGAGCGGATTCTGGTCCTTCCTCAATTATTACAACATCTGTTGCCGTTCAGCCGTGTCCACCATTAAGAAGACACTCCACAGTTGCTAATTTTAGACATTCGCCAATAGCCGCGTATAACTCAAATGAGAACtatagttttcatttttccaaTGAATATTcgaacaataaacaataa
- the LOC120457778 gene encoding protein deadlock isoform X3: MVIVRNLSNMRMRQKLACWQQILTTLGTSSMSEQEWNTIFKGFLDSWLNPYCIQTSCDPSIPLRREFLVRPRKALQGNQTGSVATIPESAVFLEPTSSTKFPPCEASSSIKSRDTVVNSTGCDSGNRERSSSVSNKNSTYKNPGESEYAKIWKQGKRHSTVSSYKAGISKRRDSKRRPRTCEPVGKSRESSVCARNEYVFKCREASPHAPDLSTIKTKDPCASPDVLVLNPKNIASKSTQRRNSFGPTQDYKASSDKIIKRRNTCVPTGTPQYLKLKTGKGHSSGDKHKPSMRGNESKESSDDCDDQLPLSKWLLKINRDKPKALDLPHKIELTHKFCSPAPEQVKRKRGRPTNNKKAQPPKEPSLKTNFTGQGKHSAELLTIKPKSETTQAKQLRNFGQKQPKQQKQRLKAPHQKKTTSLQLQKLLKTKGKQCMHEKISQQAKNFHKASGQQKPSTSQVHRNTPPNKMRNNGISAKTLMPAHMPQTAINLKCSEIDGPVEKDLGQKIDCTYGSPNYRYDVLYEHNYNMFGDEDNFRRAQDYAPNKMDVDQPLVDAIKLSSPVGGEGASVELKHDDVYDIPMEIFREVEEIDRCLENLNNKTPSEIDTQIVHTSDFFENLTRPSTAEVDKSDLMDLLMGGNEELDYEDDDDDVLSMAASWDGLDDEILTELEPIEKAAEQILKPEPSTETLKSIKKEDAHQIQKKKSFRIPKLNAEDLKTQPSVMRSLYEMEELEKNCKVAVPSSLADPPFAESNRKQRDEATAARRSREILPVFAPPYRVEPESCTNSPQFIPQVPIPTSGSNLEGVNWIEEVFGIRCMQSVDNRCISFNCDHTMSSLGEVQRRLFRMDEDTLVNLYRQTIRSIFLFQTYYTSFVDIFEFRRLWKHLLIMLADCRLYKSISAPLLVHAYEALYKCGMQKEAVKCIMEYVWLPCKAHKYRDFMLMTLNILCNANWDDYCDKLMKLDQDYNFEIPQKNLITILKSSVDRSDKFSNALKLITLHPNSICTNETIMSILSSTSKSYRQNESTSASQGPPGADSGPSSIITTSVAVQPCPPLRRHSTVANFRHSPIAAYNSNENYSFHFSNEYSNNKQ, from the exons ATGGTGATCGTGAGAAACTTGTCAAATATGAggatgcgtcaaaaactaGCCTGCTGGCAGCAAATTCTGACCACGTTGGGAACGAGTTCCATGTCAGAGCAGGAATGGAATACAATTTTCAAAGGGTTCCTTGATAGCTGGCTAAATCCCTACTGTATCCAAACCAGCTGC GATCCTAGCATACCTCTAAGACGAGAGTTCTTGGTCAGACCGAGAAAAGCGCTGCAGGGAAACCAGACGGGATCGGTGGCCACAATTCCAGAGTCCGCTGTTTTCCTGGAACCCACCAGTTCCACAAAATTTCCTCCGTGTGAAGCTTCAAGTTCCATAAAGTCCCGTGATACCGTAGTAAATTCAACAGGTTGTGATTCTGGTAATAGAGAAAGATCTTCAAGTGTTTCGAATAAAAATTCTACGTATAAAAATCCTGGTGAATCCGAATATGCTAAAATCTGGAAACAGGGCAAAAGGCATTCGACTGTCAGTTCCTACAAAGCTGGAATTTCCAAGCGCAGAGATTCTAAGCGGCGCCCACGTACATGTGAACCTGTCGGCAAAAGCCGAGAATCAAGTGTTTGTGCTCGCAATGAATATGTTTTCAAGTGTAGAGAGGCATCGCCTCATGCTCCAGACTTAAGTACCATCAAGACGAAAGATCCATGTGCTTCTCCAGATGTTCTTGTCTTAAATCCCAAGAACATTGCGTCCAAGTCAACACAACGTCGAAATTCATTTGGTCCCACACAAGATTACAAAGCTTCTTCAGACAAAATAATCAAGCGTCGAAACACGTGTGTTCCCACAGGTACTCCCcaatatttaaaactaaaaaccgGCAAGGGACATAGTTCAGGCGACAAACATAAGCCATCTATGCGCGGCAACGAGTCAAAGGAATCAAGCGACGACTGCGATGACCAACTGCCGCTTTCAAAGTGGTTGCTAAAGATAAATCGCGATAAACCAAAAGCCCTTGATCTGCCCCACAAGATAGAGTTGACTCATAAATTTTGCAGTCCTGCACCAGAGCAAGTAAAGCGAAAAAGAGGACGGCccacaaataataaaaaagcacAGCCTCCAAAGGAGCCATCATTAAAAACTAACTTCACCGGGCAGGGTAAGCATTCAGCAGAGCTCCTAACTATAAAACCAAAAAGCGAGACGACTCAAGCAAAGCAACTGCGAAATTTTGGTCAAAAACAGCCCAAACAGCAGAAACAGAGGCTTAAAGCGCCACATCAGAAAAAAACAACGTCGCTTCAGTTGCAAAAACTTTTAAAGACAAAGGGAAAGCAATGCATGCACGAAAAGATCAGTCAGCAGGCCAAAAACTTCCATAAAGCATCTGGACAGCAGAAGCCATCGACATCTCAAGTCCATAGGAACACACCGCCAAACAAAATGAGGAACAATGGT ATAAGCGCCAAAACGTTGATGCCAGCCCACATGCCACAGACTGCGATCAACTTGAAATGCTCAGAAATTGATGGACCCGTTGAGAAGGATTTGGGCCAAAAGATCGATTGTACATACGGGAGTCCTAACTATCGCTACGATGTGCTTTATGAGCACAACTACAATATGTTTGGCGATGAGGATAACTTCCGGAGAGCACAAGACTACGCACCAAACAAAATGGATGTGGATCAGCCACTGGTTGACGCTATTAAATTATCTAGTCCCGTGGGCGGTGAAGGGGCCAGCGTCGAGTTAAAACATGATGACGTCTATGACATAccaatggagatatttcgtGAGGTGGAGGAGATTGATCGGTGTCTGGAgaacttaaataataaaacaccCAGCGAGATCGATACCCAGATAGTCCATACCAGCGATTTCTTCGAGAATCTGACGAGACCATCGACAGCAGAGGTAGACAAATCCGATTTAATGGACTTACTTATGGGAGGAAATGAAGAGCTGGATTACgaggacgacgatgacgatgtgCTCTCGATGGCTGCCTCCTGGGATGGACTCGACGATGAGATTTTGACTGAGCTCGAACCGATCGAGAAAGCGGCGGAGCAGATACTCAAACCCGAGCCTTCCACAGAAACACTTAAGTCAATCAAAAAAGAAGATGCTCaccaaattcaaaaaaaaaaatcgtttcgAATTCCAAAACTAAATGCTGAAGATCTGAAGACACAGCCCTCCGTGATGCGATCCCTCTACGAAATGGAGGAGTTAGAAAAGAATTGCAAGGTGGCTGTGCCGTCTTCACTAGCGGATCCCCCGTTTGCTGAATCCAATCGCAAGCAGCGCGACGAAGCAACCGCTGCTCGACGGTCCAGAGAAATATTGCCAGTATTTGCTCCACCATATCGAGTAGAACCAGAATCGTGCACCAACAGCCCACAGTTTATACCACAAGTACCCATTCCCACGTCAGGCTCCAACCTAGAAGGTGTTAATTGGATTGAAGAAGTTTTTGGGATTAGGTGCATGCAAAGCGTGGACAACAGATGCATCTCTTTCAATTGCGATCATACAATGAGCAGTTTGGGCGAAGTTCAGAGACGTTTGTTCAGGATGGACGAGGACACCCTGGTAAACCTCTACCGACAGACGATACGAAGCATTTTCCTGTTTCAGACCTACTACACCTCGTTTGTAGacatttttgaatttcgcCGCCTGTGGAAGCATCTGCTAATCATGCTGGCCGACTGCCGGTTGTACAAAAGCATTTCAGCTCCCCTACTGGTACACGCTTATGAAGCCCTCTATAAGTGCGGCATGCAGAAAGAGGCTGTGAAATGCATTATGGAGTATGTGTGGTTGCCATGCAAAGCGCATAAATATCGCGATTTTATGCTCATGACGCTAAATATTCTGTGCAACGCCAACTGGGACGATTATTGCGATAAGCTCATGAAGCTGGACCAGGATTATAACTTTGAGATACCCCAAAAAAACTTGATCACCATACTTAAATCTTCCGTAGACCGCTCTGATAAATTTTCAAACGCCCTTAAGTTGATCACCCTACATCCAAATTCTATTTGTACCAACGAAACTATTATGTCGATTCTAAGCAGCACATCGAAAAGCTACAGACAGAATGAAAGTACGAGCGCAAGTCAAGGGCCGCCAGGAGCGGATTCTGGTCCTTCCTCAATTATTACAACATCTGTTGCCGTTCAGCCGTGTCCACCATTAAGAAGACACTCCACAGTTGCTAATTTTAGACATTCGCCAATAGCCGCGTATAACTCAAATGAGAACtatagttttcatttttccaaTGAATATTcgaacaataaacaataa
- the LOC120457778 gene encoding protein deadlock isoform X2, whose protein sequence is MVIVRNLSNMRMRQKLACWQQILTTLGTSSMSEQEWNTIFKGFLDSWLNPYCIQTSCDPSIPLRREFLVRPRKALQGNQTGSVATIPESAVFLEPTSSTKFPPCEASSSIKSRDTVVNSTGCDSGNRERSSSVSNKNSTYKNPGESEYAKIWKQGKRHSTVSSYKAGISKRRDSKRRPRTCEPVGKSRESSVCARNEYVFKCREASPHAPDLSTIKTKDPCASPDVLVLNPKNIASKSTQRRNSFGPTQDYKASSDKIIKRRNTCVPTGTPQYLKLKTGKGHSSGDKHKPSMRGNESKESSDDCDDQLPLSKWLLKINRDKPKALDLPHKIELTHKFCSPAPEQVKRKRGRPTNNKKAQPPKEPSLKTNFTGQGKHSAELLTIKPKSETTQAKQLRNFGQKQPKQQKQRLKAPHQKKTTSLQLQKLLKTKGKQCMHEKISQQAKNFHKASGQQKPSTSQVHRNTPPNKMRNNGVKSISAKTLMPAHMPQTAINLKCSEIDGPVEKDLGQKIDCTYGSPNYRYDVLYEHNYNMFGDEDNFRRAQDYAPNKMDVDQPLVDAIKLSSPVGGEGASVELKHDDVYDIPMEIFREVEEIDRCLENLNNKTPSEIDTQIVHTSDFFENLTRPSTAEVDKSDLMDLLMGGNEELDYEDDDDDVLSMAASWDGLDDEILTELEPIEKAAEQILKPEPSTETLKSIKKEDAHQIQKKKSFRIPKLNAEDLKTQPSVMRSLYEMEELEKNCKVAVPSSLADPPFAESNRKQRDEATAARRSREILPVFAPPYRVEPESCTNSPQFIPQVPIPTSGSNLEGVNWIEEVFGIRCMQSVDNRCISFNCDHTMSSLGEVQRRLFRMDEDTLVNLYRQTIRSIFLFQTYYTSFVDIFEFRRLWKHLLIMLADCRLYKSISAPLLVHAYEALYKCGMQKEAVKCIMEYVWLPCKAHKYRDFMLMTLNILCNANWDDYCDKLMKLDQDYNFEIPQKNLITILKSSVDRSDKFSNALKLITLHPNSICTNETIMSILSSTSKSYRQNESTSASQGPPGADSGPSSIITTSVAVQPCPPLRRHSTVANFRHSPIAAYNSNENYSFHFSNEYSNNKQ, encoded by the exons ATGGTGATCGTGAGAAACTTGTCAAATATGAggatgcgtcaaaaactaGCCTGCTGGCAGCAAATTCTGACCACGTTGGGAACGAGTTCCATGTCAGAGCAGGAATGGAATACAATTTTCAAAGGGTTCCTTGATAGCTGGCTAAATCCCTACTGTATCCAAACCAGCTGC GATCCTAGCATACCTCTAAGACGAGAGTTCTTGGTCAGACCGAGAAAAGCGCTGCAGGGAAACCAGACGGGATCGGTGGCCACAATTCCAGAGTCCGCTGTTTTCCTGGAACCCACCAGTTCCACAAAATTTCCTCCGTGTGAAGCTTCAAGTTCCATAAAGTCCCGTGATACCGTAGTAAATTCAACAGGTTGTGATTCTGGTAATAGAGAAAGATCTTCAAGTGTTTCGAATAAAAATTCTACGTATAAAAATCCTGGTGAATCCGAATATGCTAAAATCTGGAAACAGGGCAAAAGGCATTCGACTGTCAGTTCCTACAAAGCTGGAATTTCCAAGCGCAGAGATTCTAAGCGGCGCCCACGTACATGTGAACCTGTCGGCAAAAGCCGAGAATCAAGTGTTTGTGCTCGCAATGAATATGTTTTCAAGTGTAGAGAGGCATCGCCTCATGCTCCAGACTTAAGTACCATCAAGACGAAAGATCCATGTGCTTCTCCAGATGTTCTTGTCTTAAATCCCAAGAACATTGCGTCCAAGTCAACACAACGTCGAAATTCATTTGGTCCCACACAAGATTACAAAGCTTCTTCAGACAAAATAATCAAGCGTCGAAACACGTGTGTTCCCACAGGTACTCCCcaatatttaaaactaaaaaccgGCAAGGGACATAGTTCAGGCGACAAACATAAGCCATCTATGCGCGGCAACGAGTCAAAGGAATCAAGCGACGACTGCGATGACCAACTGCCGCTTTCAAAGTGGTTGCTAAAGATAAATCGCGATAAACCAAAAGCCCTTGATCTGCCCCACAAGATAGAGTTGACTCATAAATTTTGCAGTCCTGCACCAGAGCAAGTAAAGCGAAAAAGAGGACGGCccacaaataataaaaaagcacAGCCTCCAAAGGAGCCATCATTAAAAACTAACTTCACCGGGCAGGGTAAGCATTCAGCAGAGCTCCTAACTATAAAACCAAAAAGCGAGACGACTCAAGCAAAGCAACTGCGAAATTTTGGTCAAAAACAGCCCAAACAGCAGAAACAGAGGCTTAAAGCGCCACATCAGAAAAAAACAACGTCGCTTCAGTTGCAAAAACTTTTAAAGACAAAGGGAAAGCAATGCATGCACGAAAAGATCAGTCAGCAGGCCAAAAACTTCCATAAAGCATCTGGACAGCAGAAGCCATCGACATCTCAAGTCCATAGGAACACACCGCCAAACAAAATGAGGAACAATGGTGTAAAATCA ATAAGCGCCAAAACGTTGATGCCAGCCCACATGCCACAGACTGCGATCAACTTGAAATGCTCAGAAATTGATGGACCCGTTGAGAAGGATTTGGGCCAAAAGATCGATTGTACATACGGGAGTCCTAACTATCGCTACGATGTGCTTTATGAGCACAACTACAATATGTTTGGCGATGAGGATAACTTCCGGAGAGCACAAGACTACGCACCAAACAAAATGGATGTGGATCAGCCACTGGTTGACGCTATTAAATTATCTAGTCCCGTGGGCGGTGAAGGGGCCAGCGTCGAGTTAAAACATGATGACGTCTATGACATAccaatggagatatttcgtGAGGTGGAGGAGATTGATCGGTGTCTGGAgaacttaaataataaaacaccCAGCGAGATCGATACCCAGATAGTCCATACCAGCGATTTCTTCGAGAATCTGACGAGACCATCGACAGCAGAGGTAGACAAATCCGATTTAATGGACTTACTTATGGGAGGAAATGAAGAGCTGGATTACgaggacgacgatgacgatgtgCTCTCGATGGCTGCCTCCTGGGATGGACTCGACGATGAGATTTTGACTGAGCTCGAACCGATCGAGAAAGCGGCGGAGCAGATACTCAAACCCGAGCCTTCCACAGAAACACTTAAGTCAATCAAAAAAGAAGATGCTCaccaaattcaaaaaaaaaaatcgtttcgAATTCCAAAACTAAATGCTGAAGATCTGAAGACACAGCCCTCCGTGATGCGATCCCTCTACGAAATGGAGGAGTTAGAAAAGAATTGCAAGGTGGCTGTGCCGTCTTCACTAGCGGATCCCCCGTTTGCTGAATCCAATCGCAAGCAGCGCGACGAAGCAACCGCTGCTCGACGGTCCAGAGAAATATTGCCAGTATTTGCTCCACCATATCGAGTAGAACCAGAATCGTGCACCAACAGCCCACAGTTTATACCACAAGTACCCATTCCCACGTCAGGCTCCAACCTAGAAGGTGTTAATTGGATTGAAGAAGTTTTTGGGATTAGGTGCATGCAAAGCGTGGACAACAGATGCATCTCTTTCAATTGCGATCATACAATGAGCAGTTTGGGCGAAGTTCAGAGACGTTTGTTCAGGATGGACGAGGACACCCTGGTAAACCTCTACCGACAGACGATACGAAGCATTTTCCTGTTTCAGACCTACTACACCTCGTTTGTAGacatttttgaatttcgcCGCCTGTGGAAGCATCTGCTAATCATGCTGGCCGACTGCCGGTTGTACAAAAGCATTTCAGCTCCCCTACTGGTACACGCTTATGAAGCCCTCTATAAGTGCGGCATGCAGAAAGAGGCTGTGAAATGCATTATGGAGTATGTGTGGTTGCCATGCAAAGCGCATAAATATCGCGATTTTATGCTCATGACGCTAAATATTCTGTGCAACGCCAACTGGGACGATTATTGCGATAAGCTCATGAAGCTGGACCAGGATTATAACTTTGAGATACCCCAAAAAAACTTGATCACCATACTTAAATCTTCCGTAGACCGCTCTGATAAATTTTCAAACGCCCTTAAGTTGATCACCCTACATCCAAATTCTATTTGTACCAACGAAACTATTATGTCGATTCTAAGCAGCACATCGAAAAGCTACAGACAGAATGAAAGTACGAGCGCAAGTCAAGGGCCGCCAGGAGCGGATTCTGGTCCTTCCTCAATTATTACAACATCTGTTGCCGTTCAGCCGTGTCCACCATTAAGAAGACACTCCACAGTTGCTAATTTTAGACATTCGCCAATAGCCGCGTATAACTCAAATGAGAACtatagttttcatttttccaaTGAATATTcgaacaataaacaataa